Within the Nitrospinota bacterium genome, the region CAAATTATAGTGCGCCCCGACAAGGTCGGGCTTCAGAAGTATCGCCACCTTGAATGCCATCACCGCTTCTTCGTAGCGGCCAAGATTCCCGTAAGCCGATCCCAAGTTATAGTGGGCCTCGGCATCGGCAGGCTTAAGGCCTATCGCTTCCTTGTATGACGCTATCGCTTCCTCGTGTTGCCCAAGTCGTCCACAAGCCACCCCATAACCAAGGTGCGCCGCTACATCATCAGGCTTCAGACGTATCGCTTCCTTGTACGACGCTTTTGCATCCTCGTGATGCCCTGAACGAAGTCCCTTAAGCCCCCGTTCTAACAGCGAAGAAAGATCTTGGTGGACCATCGAAAGGCTCCAATAATTAGAAGATCACTTAAC harbors:
- a CDS encoding tetratricopeptide repeat protein, which codes for MVHQDLSSLLERGLKGLRSGHHEDAKASYKEAIRLKPDDVAAHLGYGVACGRLGQHEEAIASYKEAIGLKPADAEAHYNLGSAYGNLGRYEEAVMAFKVAILLKPDLVGAHYNL